One window of the Zea mays cultivar B73 chromosome 3, Zm-B73-REFERENCE-NAM-5.0, whole genome shotgun sequence genome contains the following:
- the LOC100382448 gene encoding uncharacterized isoform X1, with protein sequence MMVGSSRHQLLQRKGKSVADKGAAAAAATVAAEKVVVAVRAATREISKTAIIWALTHVVQPGGSIILLVVIPAHSSGRKFWGFPLFAGDCASGHKSMLDQKCDLSELCSQMLKKIDVYDIDKINVRYKLVSGSPSGVVAAECKQAQASWVVLDKDLKHEEKRCVEELQCNIVVMKRSQPKVLRLNLVGSPDKESKATCAVPPVLDGSTSKIATDVKEARSSIRGPVVTPNSSPDLETPFGSTEAGTSSVSSSDPGTSPFSASETNGSLKKEVQQTKDKIQHSDANISDSDSETLSPPANFSLQPWMSDILQGPASSRSLGKVPRKNRTATADVLLEKFSKLDLLNEINAMRSRSDLNFRGDVRDVVLLARNAPPGPPPLCSICQHKAPVFGKPPRWFSYAELELATGGFSQANFLAEGGFGSVHRGVLPDGQAIAVKQHKLASSQGDVEFCSEVEVLSCAQHRNVVMLIGFCVEDRRRLLVYEYICNRSLDSHLYGHNRETLEWTARQKIAVGAARGLRYLHEECRVGCIIHRDMRPNNILVTHDFEPLVGDFGLARWQPDGDMGVETRVIGTFGYLAPEYAQSGQITEKADVYSFGVVLVELVTGRKAVDINRPKGQQLLTEWARPFLEEYAIDELIDPRLGERYSENEVYCMLHAANLCIRRDPHSRPRMSHVLRILEGDMVVESGGSVTGSSDSGSRSWRMLNEQQHCQEYSSPAQQESQRAGEGKRSYSALRASWDRDKQSISNRY encoded by the exons atgatggtGGGCTCTTCCCGCCACCAGCTGCTGCAGAGGAAGGGGAAGTCCGTGGCTGAcaagggcgccgccgccgccgccgccactgtGGCGGCAGAGAAGGTGGTGGTCGCGGTGAGGGCAGCCACGAGGGAGATctccaagacggccatcatctggGCGCTCACGCATGTCGTGCAGCCAGGCGGAAGCATCATACTTCTTGTCGTCATCCCGGCACACAGCTCTG GCAGAAAGTTCTGGGGCTTTCCGCTGTTCGCTGGAGACTGTGCAAGTGGCCATAAGTCTATGTTGGATCAGAAATGTGATTTATCAGAGTTGTGTTCTCAAATGTTGAAGAAAATTGATGTGTATGACATAGACAAG atAAATGTGAGGTATAAGCTTGTTTCCGGCTCTCCTTCTGGTGTTGTAGCTGCTGAGTGCAAGCAAGCACAGGCAAGCTGGGTTGTGCTAGACAA ggATTTGAAGCATGAGGAGAAGCGTTGTGTGGAGGAGCTTCAGTGCAACATTGTTGTTATGAAGCGATCTCAGCCTAAAGTCCTTCGACTTAATCTTGTGGGATCTCCTGATAAAGAGTCTAAAGCAACATGTGCAGTTCCACCTGTGCTAGATGGTTCTACCAGTAAAATTGCAACTGATGTTAAGGAAGCACGGAGTTCAATTCGAGGACCTGTTGTAACCCCAAATAGCAGCCCAGACCTGGAGACACCTTTCGGAAGTACTGAAGCGGGAACTTCCTCTGTCTCGAGTTCAGACCCTGGGACATCTCCGTTTTCTGCTTCTGAAACAAATGGTTCTCTGAAGAAAGAGGTGCAACAAACAAAGGATAAAATTCAGCATTCAGATGCTAATATTTCTGATTCAGACAGTGAAACATTGAGCCCTCCAGCAAATTTCTCACTTCAGCCATGGATGTCTGATATTCTACAGGGACCAGCATCGTCAAGATCACTTGGAAAAGTTCCACGAAAAAATCGCACTGCAACTGCAGATGTTTTGTTGGAAAAGTTTTCCAAGCTGGATCTCCTGAATGAAATTAATGCTATGAGAAGCAGGTCAGACTTAAACTTCCGAGGAGATGTCAGGGATGTTGTTTTGTTGGCAAGGAATGCACCTCCTGGACCACCTCCGCTTTGTTCAATATGTCAGCACAAGGCACCTGTTTTTGGAAAGCCTCCTCGCTGGTTTAGTTATGCTGAACTGGAACTTGCAACTGGTGGTTTCTCACAAGCAAACTTCTTAGCTGAAGGTGGATTTGGGTCTGTTCATCGAGGTGTCCTTCCTGATGGCCAGGCTATTGCTGTTAAGCAACACAAGCTTGCTAGTTCCCAGGGTGATGTTGAGTTCTGCTCAGAGGTGGAAGTTCTTAGTTGTGCACAACATCGAAATGTTGTAATGCTGATAGGTTTTTGCGTTGAGGACAGAAGGCGTTTATTGGTTTACGAGTACATCTGCAATAGATCTTTGGATTCACATCTCTATG GTCATAATCGAGAAACATTGGAGTGGACTGCACGACAAAAGATTGCAGTTGGTGCTGCTCGTGGGCTGCGGTACCTTCACGAGGAATGTAGGGTTGGCTGCATAATCCATCGTGACATGAGACCAAACAACATCCTTGTCACACATGATTTCGAACCACTG GTTGGAGATTTCGGCCTGGCGCGATGGCAACCCGATGGAGACATGGGCGTTGAAACAAGAGTTATCGGCACATTCGG CTATCTGGCTCCTGAATATGCACAGAGTGGGCAAATAACAGAGAAGGCTGATGTATACTCTTTCGGGGTTGTGTTAGTGGAACTTGTCACTGGGCGGAAGGCTGTTGACATTAACCGACCAAAGGGTCAGCAGTTACTAACTGAATGG GCACGCCCATTCTTGGAGGAGTATGCAATTGACGAGCTCATAGACCCACGACTCGGAGAGCGCTACTCTGAAAATGAGGTGTACTGCATGCTGCACGCGGCAAACTTGTGCATAAGACGCGACCCACATTCAAGGCCTCGCATGTCCCAT GTTCTTCGCATTCTTGAGGGTGACATGGTCGTGGAATCTGGTGGTTCTGTTACTGGCAGTAGTGATTCTGGGAGCAGAAGCTGGAGGATGCTGAACGAACAGCAACATTGCCAGGAGTACAGTAGCCCGGCTCAACAAGAGTCGCAAAGGGCAGGCGAGGGGAAACGCTCCTACAGTGCCTTGAGGGCCTCTTGGGACCGAGACAAGCAGAGTATCTCCAACAGATATTAG